The proteins below come from a single Gimesia alba genomic window:
- a CDS encoding PQQ-binding-like beta-propeller repeat protein translates to MSVFKITSLCVLSVVTYLSSHQLMAEEWFEFRGPTGQGHSTIKSLPTVWSPTEHVLWKTDIPGVGWSSPIVVGDKVYVTTAVPTSEDKLPEQSLRVVCLNLETGDILWDKEVFQETKETAQRIHKKNSHASPTPISDGKVIYVHFGTFGTACLTLDGKEVWKTDELKYEMQHGNGGSPIIVDDKLVIICDGKGSNFIAALNRNTGKIEWKVDRNVEGRKKFSFGTPLLITVNGEKQIVAPGTDVISGHSPKDGKEIWHLNYTGYSVIPRPVFSHGLIFVTTSYDRPSLLAIRPDGKGDVTDTHLAWSNKSQIPHTPSLLVVGDELYAVSDKGIAQCFDAKTGELIWKERVGGNYSASPLYADGKIYFQSEEGETTIIEAGKKYKEIGRNHLKEPTLASYAVAGDTLLIRTKTQLYRIGK, encoded by the coding sequence GTGAGCGTTTTCAAAATTACCAGCCTTTGCGTTCTATCAGTTGTTACTTATCTGTCATCACATCAATTGATGGCCGAGGAATGGTTTGAGTTTCGTGGACCAACCGGCCAAGGTCATTCCACAATCAAATCTCTGCCGACCGTGTGGAGCCCGACCGAGCATGTTCTTTGGAAAACGGATATCCCCGGCGTAGGCTGGTCATCTCCGATTGTGGTTGGCGACAAGGTCTATGTGACCACTGCGGTTCCCACAAGCGAGGATAAACTACCAGAGCAATCATTGCGCGTGGTTTGCCTGAATCTGGAGACAGGCGATATTCTGTGGGACAAAGAGGTCTTTCAGGAAACTAAAGAGACCGCACAACGGATTCATAAAAAGAACAGCCACGCCAGCCCGACACCGATTTCCGATGGCAAAGTGATCTACGTGCATTTTGGTACGTTTGGCACCGCCTGTCTGACACTGGACGGCAAAGAAGTCTGGAAAACGGACGAACTCAAATACGAAATGCAGCACGGCAATGGGGGCTCACCCATTATTGTTGATGATAAGCTGGTCATTATCTGTGACGGGAAAGGCTCCAATTTCATCGCCGCCCTGAACCGCAATACGGGCAAGATCGAATGGAAAGTCGACCGCAATGTAGAAGGCCGTAAAAAGTTTTCCTTCGGCACCCCTTTATTGATCACCGTGAATGGAGAAAAACAAATTGTGGCACCGGGCACCGATGTCATTTCCGGCCATTCTCCTAAGGACGGCAAAGAGATCTGGCACCTGAATTACACGGGTTACTCCGTGATTCCTCGCCCGGTCTTCAGTCATGGATTGATTTTCGTCACCACCAGTTATGACCGCCCTTCACTGCTGGCGATTCGTCCGGACGGCAAAGGGGATGTGACCGACACGCACCTGGCCTGGTCGAACAAAAGCCAGATTCCGCACACCCCCTCATTACTCGTTGTGGGTGATGAACTGTATGCGGTCAGTGACAAAGGGATCGCGCAGTGCTTCGATGCCAAAACAGGAGAACTCATCTGGAAAGAACGCGTGGGCGGCAACTACTCTGCTTCCCCCTTGTATGCGGATGGCAAGATTTATTTCCAGAGCGAAGAAGGCGAAACCACGATTATCGAAGCTGGCAAGAAATACAAAGAGATCGGCCGCAATCATTTGAAAGAACCGACACTGGCCTCGTATGCGGTCGCCGGCGATACCCTGTTGATTCGCACGAAAACACAACTCTATCGAATCGGAAAATAA
- a CDS encoding tetratricopeptide repeat protein, whose translation MDRNTSPHFKRQSLLCFICLCLLTGCETKEEVSTPSISTKVNSSKTTHTNGAPDQAPQPWQTPEDLLLFVTRHQPSGYEKDFDLVQTAVACVDAEDLSYASRTVRLIRMPELQEKAQKRQILKLIYTDRNAQALKLVEKMDSPTERGRAQHRIASKMIKDGAVTQARSIVKQMTDLNSKYKVVQLLSRTLKTEADIEQALKESRSQLAEERELTVCCVAVRRANQNQIPQATALLRELRSAEYQQIAAGTLARSQLKAGQIGSAMSLVLQGVVDPYDSLRDDISRQLMNSNNIEQAIQVAQEMEYLKYQTSAIYYIADKLLELDQPQRAQEVMLLVNKTSQTQQEEKERFYSLASFAGRLLEQGHLDQIKDYATHVDIEVFRHYKFFEKLIEAQLLQGDLEQALQLTETFPQADIYAAASFQLANQGKFDQAREIALKIKDGYHRSAALAPLVVQLLKANQLDQAFEVLQKMDDTGFQCTGPESRQYHNSPHHWHSDKRVYEKMIEKLLEANQPERALAVTQLLNEQKEQSVYTGYLCEQLIKREKYQEAYDVALNFSAETKYQARVLRTTYIALQKAIERQWARELTQQTPIPELKAELHLKLASKFQELQDQPESRKELLAAKNMIKKLEQTRLNPECARELVSALIEAGELTQAAQIACRIEDKLEKLPALYAVTQELTKGTPLEYKPYSKGTIRDHKLKPTFTPEEKQLARQIVDAINAN comes from the coding sequence ATGGATCGAAATACGTCGCCTCACTTTAAGAGACAGTCACTTCTCTGTTTTATCTGTCTGTGCCTCTTGACAGGCTGCGAAACGAAAGAGGAAGTCAGCACGCCGTCTATCTCCACCAAAGTGAATTCCAGTAAAACCACACACACGAATGGTGCACCAGATCAGGCCCCTCAACCCTGGCAGACTCCGGAAGACCTGCTGCTCTTTGTTACCCGGCATCAACCCTCAGGATATGAAAAAGACTTCGACCTGGTTCAAACAGCGGTGGCATGTGTTGATGCCGAGGATCTCTCTTACGCCAGCAGGACAGTTCGCCTGATACGAATGCCGGAACTGCAAGAAAAGGCACAGAAGCGACAAATCCTCAAACTGATTTATACAGACCGCAACGCGCAGGCACTGAAACTGGTGGAAAAAATGGATTCCCCGACTGAACGTGGCAGGGCGCAGCACCGAATCGCCTCGAAAATGATCAAAGACGGTGCTGTCACACAGGCCCGCAGCATCGTGAAACAGATGACCGACTTGAATTCCAAATACAAGGTGGTTCAATTACTGTCCCGTACATTGAAAACCGAAGCCGACATCGAACAGGCATTAAAAGAGAGCCGTTCTCAACTCGCCGAAGAACGGGAACTGACGGTATGTTGTGTCGCTGTCCGTAGGGCGAATCAAAATCAGATTCCTCAGGCAACAGCACTCCTGCGGGAACTTCGCTCTGCAGAGTATCAACAGATTGCCGCGGGTACCCTTGCGCGGTCTCAGCTGAAAGCGGGACAGATAGGCTCGGCGATGAGCCTGGTTCTCCAGGGGGTTGTCGATCCCTATGATTCACTCCGTGACGATATCTCCCGTCAACTGATGAACTCCAACAACATCGAACAGGCCATCCAGGTGGCACAGGAAATGGAGTACCTCAAGTATCAAACCAGTGCCATTTATTATATCGCCGATAAGCTATTAGAGCTCGACCAGCCGCAGCGGGCACAGGAAGTCATGCTGCTCGTCAATAAGACTTCACAAACTCAGCAGGAAGAGAAAGAACGCTTCTATTCCCTGGCCAGTTTTGCTGGTCGACTGCTGGAACAGGGGCACCTGGATCAAATCAAAGACTACGCCACTCACGTCGACATCGAAGTTTTTAGACACTACAAGTTCTTTGAGAAGCTGATCGAAGCACAGCTCCTTCAGGGAGATCTGGAACAGGCGTTACAACTCACAGAAACATTTCCGCAAGCCGACATCTACGCGGCTGCTTCGTTTCAACTGGCGAATCAGGGGAAGTTCGATCAGGCACGGGAGATCGCTTTGAAAATCAAAGACGGTTACCACCGCTCCGCGGCTCTGGCGCCTTTGGTGGTTCAACTGCTGAAAGCAAACCAACTGGACCAGGCGTTTGAAGTACTTCAGAAAATGGACGACACCGGCTTTCAATGCACGGGCCCCGAATCCAGACAATACCATAATTCTCCCCACCACTGGCACTCAGACAAACGTGTTTACGAAAAGATGATCGAAAAGCTACTGGAAGCGAACCAACCCGAACGCGCACTCGCAGTGACACAGTTGCTAAACGAACAGAAAGAACAAAGCGTCTATACGGGCTATCTCTGCGAACAGTTAATCAAACGAGAGAAGTATCAGGAAGCCTACGATGTGGCACTGAATTTTTCTGCAGAGACAAAATACCAGGCCCGAGTTTTACGAACTACCTACATCGCGCTGCAGAAAGCCATAGAACGTCAGTGGGCTCGTGAGCTGACTCAACAGACTCCGATTCCAGAGCTGAAGGCAGAGTTGCATTTGAAACTAGCCAGTAAATTTCAGGAACTCCAGGATCAGCCAGAATCCCGAAAAGAACTGCTTGCCGCCAAAAATATGATCAAGAAGCTGGAACAGACCCGTTTGAATCCGGAATGCGCACGAGAGCTGGTCTCGGCACTGATTGAAGCGGGTGAGCTGACACAGGCTGCACAGATCGCCTGTCGGATTGAGGACAAGCTCGAAAAATTACCCGCACTATATGCAGTCACTCAGGAGTTGACCAAAGGCACTCCCCTGGAATATAAGCCTTATTCTAAAGGCACAATCCGAGATCACAAACTGAAGCCCACCTTCACACCAGAAGAAAAACAACTGGCCCGCCAGATCGTGGATGCTATAAACGCGAATTGA
- a CDS encoding Gfo/Idh/MocA family protein — translation MNDHTKDHSPNENQSVSRRTFLREAGTVTAAGLAVAPAVWAGAGKNADTLRVGLIGCGSRGSGAAVNAMQADSNARLVAMADIFEDKLKASAARIQKSIGDQYAVDPSQEFVGFDAYEKLLNTDVDVVLLTTPPHFRPAHLKRAIEAGKHVFAEKPVAVDAPGVRSVMETCRLARQKQLSIMSGLMLRYSKAMQETVNRIHDGQLGKIVTLQTNYNINGLWSHPRKPEWSDMEWQLRNWYYFTWISGGQLVEQHVHGLDLMSWVMQEEYPVKCFGLGGRQSRTDPLYGHIFDHHAICYEYKGGERCFAFCRQQDGTDINTSQLVFGEKGTADLNRNTLSGAKTWRYSRARGRERNGVRDLPYVQEHAALFNSIRTSSPLCNGEYAAKSSLMAIMGRMASYTGKSVSWDEAWNSKEDLTPPEYAFGPLPVAPVALPGKTKFY, via the coding sequence ATGAACGATCACACCAAAGATCATTCCCCCAACGAAAATCAGTCTGTGTCACGGAGAACGTTTCTGCGTGAAGCGGGTACAGTGACCGCGGCGGGGTTGGCTGTGGCGCCGGCGGTCTGGGCTGGTGCTGGAAAGAATGCGGACACGTTGCGCGTGGGTCTGATTGGTTGTGGCTCCCGAGGTTCCGGGGCCGCCGTCAATGCGATGCAGGCGGATTCGAATGCGCGGCTTGTCGCGATGGCGGATATCTTTGAAGACAAACTGAAAGCGAGTGCGGCACGCATTCAAAAATCGATCGGCGATCAGTATGCCGTCGATCCGAGTCAGGAATTCGTGGGCTTTGATGCTTATGAAAAATTATTAAATACCGACGTCGATGTCGTACTGCTGACCACGCCCCCGCACTTTCGCCCCGCTCATCTGAAACGTGCCATCGAAGCCGGCAAACATGTCTTTGCCGAAAAGCCGGTCGCCGTGGATGCCCCCGGCGTGCGGTCGGTAATGGAAACGTGCCGCCTGGCAAGGCAGAAACAGCTTTCGATCATGTCGGGCCTGATGCTGCGTTACAGCAAGGCCATGCAGGAAACGGTCAATCGCATTCACGACGGACAGCTTGGAAAGATCGTGACTCTGCAGACGAACTACAATATCAATGGTCTCTGGTCACATCCCCGCAAGCCCGAATGGAGTGACATGGAATGGCAGTTGCGCAACTGGTATTACTTCACGTGGATCTCAGGAGGCCAACTGGTGGAGCAGCACGTGCATGGGCTCGATCTGATGTCCTGGGTTATGCAGGAAGAATATCCGGTCAAATGTTTCGGGTTGGGCGGTCGACAGTCGCGGACCGATCCGCTCTACGGCCACATCTTTGATCATCATGCCATCTGTTACGAATACAAGGGCGGCGAGCGTTGTTTTGCCTTTTGTCGCCAGCAGGATGGCACCGACATCAATACGTCGCAACTGGTGTTCGGCGAAAAGGGAACCGCCGATTTGAATCGGAATACGCTCAGCGGCGCGAAAACCTGGCGTTACAGCCGGGCCCGCGGCCGCGAGAGAAATGGCGTGAGAGATCTGCCGTACGTGCAGGAACATGCTGCTTTGTTCAACAGCATTCGGACCAGTTCGCCGCTCTGCAATGGTGAGTACGCGGCCAAAAGTTCGCTGATGGCCATCATGGGCCGCATGGCTTCGTATACAGGAAAAAGCGTGAGCTGGGACGAAGCCTGGAATTCTAAAGAAGACCTGACGCCGCCGGAATACGCGTTCGGACCCTTACCAGTCGCCCCCGTCGCCTTGCCCGGCAAGACCAAATTTTATTGA
- a CDS encoding tetratricopeptide repeat protein, which produces MPDSVNPIFNAADVQKRLEVINQQIATESEPAVLSPLLFERAQLQVSLGDDSAALADCFSASHFTWGDRLALSQIHTLISQIYLEYEQKEKALWWAMSAVDRGPDSVEAQFILGQVLAFSEFRRQAVDCFRKVLALEPQHQAAQLALGVSLRETSHHYFEDAIAVLTTYVDAWPDDADGWFELAYATYIAEILPGRTQGVSQELFQRVRMCPGYEKHEFRIYRCLNEVDDCEEMKAATAILPEKAELETLESKSVTAYALRCVWRVRFFLACVGNEANEEYKKEIAEESFPNNFLSGNLVASVVTAAFRYTVQMIKEVRKNEFDEATDLAVLAAEAAVYATYLYQRAMPTQTVSKRAASELAQAARNDFQRLQEFDVDQLDDYRENGPLGDLWQDQPPDWYRSARNDYEQKRAEWKLEITV; this is translated from the coding sequence ATGCCAGATTCCGTCAATCCGATATTCAATGCAGCAGATGTGCAAAAACGGCTGGAAGTAATAAATCAGCAGATCGCAACGGAATCGGAACCTGCGGTTTTAAGCCCCTTATTATTTGAACGGGCACAACTCCAAGTTTCTCTGGGTGACGATTCTGCTGCGTTAGCAGACTGTTTCTCTGCCTCGCATTTCACATGGGGGGATCGGCTGGCGCTGTCGCAGATTCACACCCTGATTTCACAAATCTACTTGGAGTACGAGCAGAAAGAGAAAGCCCTCTGGTGGGCGATGTCAGCCGTGGATCGGGGGCCCGATAGTGTCGAGGCTCAATTTATCCTGGGCCAGGTACTGGCATTCAGCGAGTTTCGGCGTCAGGCCGTCGATTGCTTTCGCAAGGTGCTCGCACTCGAGCCCCAGCATCAGGCGGCTCAGTTGGCGCTGGGAGTGAGTTTGCGCGAGACCAGTCATCATTATTTTGAAGATGCGATCGCGGTCTTAACCACGTATGTTGATGCTTGGCCCGATGATGCGGACGGCTGGTTTGAGCTGGCGTATGCGACATATATAGCCGAGATCCTTCCTGGTAGAACTCAGGGGGTGTCACAGGAATTATTTCAACGGGTTCGGATGTGTCCCGGATATGAAAAACATGAATTTCGTATTTATCGCTGTCTGAATGAAGTCGACGATTGTGAAGAAATGAAGGCTGCTACCGCCATTCTCCCCGAGAAAGCAGAACTGGAAACACTGGAATCAAAATCAGTTACAGCATATGCGCTGCGGTGTGTCTGGCGTGTGAGATTCTTTCTTGCCTGTGTGGGAAATGAGGCGAATGAGGAATATAAAAAAGAAATTGCAGAAGAATCATTCCCGAATAACTTCCTGAGTGGGAATTTGGTGGCCAGCGTCGTGACAGCCGCGTTTCGGTACACAGTGCAGATGATCAAGGAAGTGAGAAAAAACGAATTCGATGAAGCCACCGATCTCGCAGTGTTGGCTGCTGAGGCAGCAGTCTACGCGACGTACCTTTATCAACGGGCGATGCCGACCCAGACTGTCAGCAAGAGAGCCGCTAGCGAGTTGGCGCAAGCAGCACGGAATGATTTTCAGAGACTGCAGGAATTCGATGTTGATCAACTAGATGACTATCGGGAGAACGGTCCACTGGGAGATCTCTGGCAAGACCAGCCTCCAGACTGGTATCGGTCTGCCCGGAATGACTACGAACAAAAGCGGGCAGAATGGAAGTTGGAGATTACAGTATAA
- a CDS encoding DUF1573 domain-containing protein has translation MIDRTNPLICYAMLSSLLLLVSNGCDDSNAMQGLDTELTGVIDLGVIQPDVTSGQFVITCHDPAGTVISDLKPSCGCTTIENRLPRQLDQGESATFNFSFDATKMFGDIKKRITVIEYRSKAQVQHEIQILAKVDRSLNATISPDSINLGHFGCWEPIECKIKIQRVGRPIRKCGLLNVLPDWLSAQVRDLSEFQKYVDFIIDRSHTPGKFREQVVIGADDEKLTCLIEGYAHEGPFITSSVIAGKFSQGTWDFVIPVKHAPDELIEIQSIKIDEVSLSNWKMNSKGKTQSDVYLNYDGTNLNQKLLNLTINVIQGGVQAEVSSKLILQKPG, from the coding sequence GTGATTGATAGAACAAATCCATTAATTTGTTATGCGATGCTGTCTTCATTGCTGCTGCTCGTCTCAAATGGTTGCGATGATTCGAATGCTATGCAGGGCTTGGATACCGAATTAACAGGTGTTATTGATCTGGGGGTCATTCAGCCTGACGTGACATCAGGTCAATTTGTCATAACATGCCATGACCCTGCGGGAACTGTCATTTCTGATTTAAAGCCATCGTGTGGATGTACTACTATAGAAAACAGACTTCCTCGTCAGCTAGATCAGGGAGAATCAGCAACATTTAATTTTTCGTTTGATGCAACCAAAATGTTTGGTGACATCAAAAAAAGAATTACTGTTATCGAATATCGAAGCAAAGCGCAAGTTCAGCACGAGATTCAGATTCTGGCAAAGGTTGATAGATCTTTAAATGCGACAATTTCTCCGGACTCGATAAATCTTGGGCATTTTGGTTGCTGGGAACCGATTGAATGTAAAATAAAGATCCAGCGAGTTGGGCGACCTATCAGGAAATGTGGATTGTTGAATGTCCTTCCCGACTGGCTTTCGGCACAAGTCAGGGATCTGAGTGAGTTCCAGAAGTATGTCGACTTTATAATTGACAGATCACATACTCCTGGAAAATTCCGGGAGCAGGTTGTCATCGGAGCAGACGATGAAAAACTCACCTGTCTGATAGAAGGCTATGCGCATGAGGGGCCTTTTATTACGTCATCAGTCATCGCAGGAAAATTTTCACAGGGTACTTGGGATTTTGTAATACCTGTAAAACATGCACCGGATGAATTGATTGAAATTCAAAGCATAAAAATTGATGAGGTATCGCTTTCAAATTGGAAGATGAATTCGAAAGGTAAAACGCAGTCAGACGTATATCTGAATTATGATGGTACGAATCTCAATCAGAAATTACTGAATTTAACAATCAATGTGATTCAGGGGGGCGTTCAGGCAGAAGTGAGTTCGAAACTTATCTTGCAGAAGCCAGGCTAG
- a CDS encoding SMI1/KNR4 family protein — protein sequence MNEQTYEAFYQAHVETHKVLGCSENEVSVLERMHGVRLPEDYRRFLVLMGREADIRHLIGSHYLFPQLNDLQQWGKELLAGCQMQELPENSFVIMMHQGYQFYFLWNGAVYYFLEGKTEFERRFDSFTEWFCC from the coding sequence ATGAACGAACAAACTTATGAAGCCTTTTATCAAGCCCATGTTGAAACTCACAAGGTCCTGGGATGCTCAGAAAACGAAGTGTCGGTATTAGAGCGAATGCATGGCGTTCGACTGCCGGAGGACTACAGACGGTTTCTGGTCCTGATGGGACGAGAGGCTGACATTCGCCATTTGATTGGCAGCCATTATTTGTTTCCTCAACTAAATGATCTTCAACAATGGGGAAAAGAGCTTCTGGCGGGATGTCAAATGCAAGAGCTACCTGAGAACTCGTTTGTCATCATGATGCACCAGGGATATCAGTTTTATTTTCTCTGGAATGGAGCCGTGTATTATTTTCTGGAAGGGAAAACTGAATTTGAAAGACGATTTGATTCCTTCACAGAATGGTTTTGCTGCTAA
- a CDS encoding tetratricopeptide repeat protein gives MDRNTSSHLTMKRLLCFVCLCLLTGCDTKEEVSTPSTPSQMTAIQPVNTISARKPQPWETPEDLLLYVARHQHTENEKSNALSQAIKFLMETDNLEHACDMVQLLDTPKWQDEAYTQLVTKLIQDNQIDSALNLARKIESPSQRDTAFERITCNLIENEEIQQARKITGQMSGSKVKSKTLKEIWRALIVQSGVEQTLIEIRALTDPDERDLALALSATFLVKKNPNRALELIPEIQSEQYQQIAAFNLAWSFQETHQWNAAMKLTNKVSADKKSLILLQIALQMARANQIEQALDVAWEIKNPNRQRAAIYSIADELIQLRQFQRAQDLVLQINNTEVKQVDHEEQIEHLAYVVSQLVKAGEIDRAIQLAPHIDPKVYGEYMVLDKIVELLINAEKWEQALQLTETFQSAEVYASISSCLAKQKKFPQALEFALKIKDGYQQSTAFGKLVKQLLDSNEIEQACQIIQKIDNTEYQRDDSITYDYHDAQHQWHTTVPVFHQMITKLIAADQTDRALEVTQTLNESEQKCEAIEFLVSELVKTKKYFEAVEIALNTSADLKDKSKIQQTVANRLVEAGEFQLAQRLAAQTHDPELQAEVQCEIAIQLARKGEVIKAQELTQNLNHFGWKPEAQVEIVFALIRSKQLKQAVTVTQNIVHAKLKPKAERELVTALLNGGQLEQATTIACETWEERDRLPALHEVTRQLTRESLLKSNPYPGLKNRYHKLKPTFTPEEKQLARQIVAAIQDD, from the coding sequence ATGGATCGAAACACTTCGTCTCACTTAACGATGAAGAGGCTGCTTTGTTTTGTCTGCCTGTGCCTGTTGACAGGCTGCGATACAAAAGAGGAAGTCAGTACGCCGTCAACTCCCTCCCAGATGACGGCCATTCAACCCGTAAACACTATATCAGCCAGGAAACCACAACCCTGGGAGACACCGGAAGACCTGCTGCTCTATGTTGCCCGGCATCAGCACACCGAGAATGAAAAATCCAACGCACTGAGTCAGGCGATCAAGTTTCTTATGGAAACAGACAATCTCGAACACGCTTGCGACATGGTGCAACTTCTGGATACACCCAAGTGGCAAGACGAAGCATACACACAACTGGTAACGAAGTTAATTCAAGACAACCAAATCGATTCAGCTTTAAATCTCGCCCGGAAAATTGAATCCCCGTCTCAACGTGACACAGCATTCGAGCGAATTACCTGCAATTTGATCGAAAATGAAGAAATACAACAGGCTCGAAAAATCACCGGCCAAATGTCAGGTTCGAAAGTGAAATCAAAGACACTCAAAGAAATCTGGCGTGCCCTGATAGTACAATCAGGCGTCGAACAAACATTGATCGAAATCCGGGCACTGACTGATCCGGATGAAAGGGACCTCGCCTTGGCGCTGAGTGCTACGTTTCTAGTGAAAAAGAATCCCAATCGGGCGTTGGAATTGATACCGGAAATTCAATCCGAGCAGTACCAGCAAATTGCCGCTTTCAACCTGGCCTGGTCCTTTCAGGAAACACACCAATGGAACGCAGCAATGAAGCTGACAAACAAAGTAAGTGCCGACAAAAAATCATTGATTCTCCTGCAAATCGCATTGCAAATGGCCCGAGCGAATCAAATTGAACAGGCGCTCGATGTCGCCTGGGAGATAAAAAACCCGAACCGGCAACGGGCCGCGATCTACAGCATTGCCGACGAACTGATTCAACTCCGCCAGTTCCAACGAGCACAAGATCTGGTCCTGCAGATCAATAACACAGAAGTCAAACAGGTCGATCATGAAGAACAGATTGAGCACTTGGCCTATGTTGTTTCACAGCTGGTGAAAGCAGGAGAAATTGACCGCGCCATACAACTGGCCCCACACATCGACCCTAAAGTTTACGGAGAATACATGGTCCTGGATAAGATTGTGGAATTGTTGATCAATGCAGAAAAGTGGGAACAGGCGTTGCAGCTCACTGAAACGTTTCAATCGGCTGAAGTTTATGCATCAATCTCGTCCTGTCTGGCGAAACAGAAAAAATTTCCACAGGCACTGGAGTTCGCGCTGAAAATTAAGGACGGATATCAGCAATCGACAGCATTCGGAAAACTGGTGAAACAACTCCTGGACTCCAATGAAATCGAACAAGCCTGTCAAATCATTCAGAAAATCGATAATACCGAATATCAACGGGACGACAGCATTACCTATGACTATCACGATGCGCAACATCAATGGCACACCACGGTCCCTGTCTTTCACCAGATGATTACAAAACTGATCGCGGCAGATCAAACTGACCGGGCTTTGGAAGTGACTCAGACACTGAACGAGTCAGAACAAAAATGTGAAGCGATAGAGTTTCTTGTCAGTGAACTGGTCAAAACCAAAAAATACTTTGAAGCGGTTGAAATCGCGCTGAACACATCTGCCGATCTGAAAGACAAATCCAAAATCCAACAGACCGTAGCCAATCGCCTGGTAGAGGCGGGAGAATTCCAGTTGGCTCAAAGACTGGCTGCACAGACTCACGACCCGGAACTACAGGCTGAGGTGCAGTGCGAAATCGCAATCCAGCTGGCGCGCAAAGGGGAAGTCATCAAAGCACAGGAGCTGACACAGAACCTCAATCATTTTGGCTGGAAACCAGAGGCACAGGTGGAAATTGTGTTTGCATTGATTCGATCGAAACAACTTAAACAGGCCGTCACAGTCACACAAAACATCGTACACGCCAAGTTAAAACCAAAAGCCGAGCGAGAACTGGTCACGGCGCTGCTCAATGGGGGACAACTGGAACAAGCCACCACCATCGCCTGCGAGACCTGGGAAGAACGTGACCGATTACCGGCCCTGCATGAAGTAACCCGGCAGCTAACCCGTGAATCTCTCCTGAAAAGCAACCCCTATCCTGGCCTCAAGAATCGATATCACAAACTGAAACCCACCTTCACGCCGGAAGAAAAACAACTGGCCCGCCAGATCGTGGCTGCAATCCAGGATGACTGA
- a CDS encoding tetratricopeptide repeat protein — translation MPDYFYTATNRSGKRRTECIQAASAQDALRALEADEYQEIVLHTDDLAAAITEMMPRKVSTEKGPISAADMVALRNMSSGGLFLMMLKKLYRRMFWIFLLGSIFIWMLKQGTDRMASAFVAMLVPLIVLPPIIALLTTFLTPALKYNRMLDDLCWGRWNEVLKRLPRLRKKLPPLEIASRKASALSGLGRWEEALDVMAPFSDAAKIPHWVYLTRLAEIAEYDNQMERALEYRVQAYEADPGNAPLILGYANTLLRLDQDLGRAEELIEELEQQQLSDQLENVFPLAKGLLELNRGNFQQAIEPLNETEHRLKPFVKNQPFSRLYTDVARAYKAIALAKLGETEQAEALYQSALPRLKALNSRRTMERYEEVLQL, via the coding sequence ATGCCCGATTATTTCTATACGGCGACGAACCGGTCCGGCAAACGCAGGACAGAATGTATTCAAGCTGCCTCTGCGCAAGATGCGCTGCGTGCGTTGGAGGCAGATGAATACCAGGAAATTGTGTTGCACACCGACGATCTTGCGGCTGCAATTACTGAGATGATGCCCCGGAAAGTCTCCACAGAGAAAGGACCGATTTCCGCGGCTGACATGGTGGCCCTGCGAAACATGAGCAGTGGCGGCTTATTCCTGATGATGCTGAAGAAACTCTATCGGCGCATGTTCTGGATTTTTCTGTTGGGAAGCATTTTCATCTGGATGCTGAAGCAGGGAACGGACCGCATGGCGAGTGCGTTCGTGGCCATGCTGGTTCCTTTAATTGTGCTCCCACCGATAATAGCATTACTGACCACATTCTTAACGCCGGCCCTCAAATACAATCGTATGCTGGACGACTTGTGCTGGGGCCGCTGGAATGAAGTCCTCAAACGGCTGCCCCGACTTCGCAAAAAATTACCTCCTCTGGAAATCGCCTCTCGCAAAGCGTCTGCTCTGTCGGGGCTGGGCAGATGGGAAGAAGCGCTGGATGTCATGGCCCCTTTCTCGGATGCTGCAAAAATTCCGCATTGGGTCTACCTGACGCGGCTCGCAGAGATCGCAGAGTATGACAATCAAATGGAACGTGCGCTCGAATACCGCGTGCAGGCTTACGAAGCCGATCCGGGAAACGCTCCGCTGATCCTGGGTTATGCGAATACCCTGCTGAGGCTGGATCAGGATCTGGGGCGTGCCGAGGAACTGATTGAAGAACTCGAACAACAGCAACTCAGCGATCAACTGGAAAACGTCTTTCCCCTGGCAAAAGGGCTGCTCGAACTGAATCGGGGAAATTTTCAACAAGCGATCGAACCGTTGAACGAAACCGAACACCGCTTAAAACCTTTCGTCAAGAACCAACCCTTCTCCCGCCTCTACACCGACGTCGCCCGCGCCTACAAAGCCATCGCATTAGCCAAGCTGGGAGAAACAGAACAAGCGGAAGCCCTGTATCAATCTGCCCTGCCACGCTTGAAAGCACTCAATTCCAGACGCACGATGGAACGGTATGAGGAGGTGTTGCAGCTGTGA